The following coding sequences lie in one Desulfovibrio sp. Huiquan2017 genomic window:
- a CDS encoding DUF2065 domain-containing protein, with product MNIDWPLLFAAMGLALVLEGVLYFLFAERMPGLLARLAVQPPKFLRFVGLVAIILGLLIISFGRSLSP from the coding sequence ATGAACATCGACTGGCCGCTGCTCTTCGCCGCCATGGGGTTGGCCCTGGTACTCGAAGGCGTCCTTTACTTCCTGTTCGCCGAGCGCATGCCCGGACTGCTGGCGCGATTGGCTGTCCAGCCGCCCAAATTCCTGCGCTTCGTCGGCCTCGTGGCCATCATTCTCGGCCTGCTGATCATCTCGTTCGGCCGCTCCTTATCCCCATAA